The Carboxydocella sporoproducens DSM 16521 genome includes a region encoding these proteins:
- a CDS encoding group II intron maturase-specific domain-containing protein — translation PGVFQEIEGWLRRRLRMCVWKQCKRVRTRYRELRALGLPERVVHIMANARKGYWRMSRQLNNALNNAYWQSQGLKSLTERYHRIRQAW, via the coding sequence CGCCGGGCGTATTCCAGGAAATCGAAGGGTGGCTAAGGCGGAGATTGCGGATGTGCGTCTGGAAACAATGTAAACGTGTCCGAACCCGATACCGTGAGCTACGGGCCTTAGGCCTACCGGAGCGAGTAGTCCATATAATGGCTAATGCCCGTAAAGGCTACTGGCGAATGTCTCGACAATTAAATAACGCCCTGAACAATGCCTACTGGCAAAGTCAGGGCTTGAAGAGTTTGACTGAACGTTATCATCGCATTCGTCAAGCTTGGTGA